In Deltaproteobacteria bacterium, the following are encoded in one genomic region:
- a CDS encoding tetratricopeptide repeat protein, producing the protein MISMKKEHLALMMEAGYIYLGMQRFKEAKEVFEGLIALKSDSEVPLVALAGVSFCQGKLVEAIRVYRKAIKLNPESIYARAYLGEALFFAKEKPEALKLLKEVDKEDPKGVVGDFSRALLEAIQKGFDPEKLSQMKEVKEYYAKKKKEQSKERPHG; encoded by the coding sequence ATGATTTCAATGAAAAAAGAGCATTTGGCCTTGATGATGGAAGCAGGTTACATCTATCTCGGGATGCAGCGTTTTAAAGAAGCCAAAGAAGTTTTCGAAGGACTCATCGCGCTAAAATCGGACAGCGAAGTGCCATTGGTGGCTTTGGCGGGCGTCTCTTTTTGTCAGGGGAAATTGGTGGAGGCGATTCGTGTCTACCGGAAAGCCATCAAATTAAATCCGGAAAGTATTTATGCCAGAGCCTATTTGGGCGAGGCTCTCTTTTTTGCGAAAGAGAAACCGGAAGCCCTCAAACTTTTGAAGGAGGTTGACAAAGAAGACCCCAAAGGAGTGGTGGGCGATTTCTCAAGAGCCTTGCTTGAAGCAATTCAAAAAGGTTTTGATCCTGAAAAATTATCACAAATGAAAGAGGTTAAAGAATATTATGCAAAGAAAAAGAAAGAGCAGAGTAAAGAGCGCCCTCACGGTTAA